In Actinomycetota bacterium, a genomic segment contains:
- a CDS encoding ferric reductase-like transmembrane domain-containing protein, protein MSDIAWTWIAIRASGVTAWGLLTAVVLWGILLRTRLLGRAASPMRLLDLHRWLGASALAFLAIHMLLLLVDTFLTFSFLQLIVPGIAPFEPLAVSLGVIAFWLIIPVSVIGRLRPRLADSGAKWFQRSHWLAYAAWPFATAHYVMAGTDALADWSIGLLIAGSGLLVMGLLARGFIPAPGPTRAAGSVIVRPEFEQPRS, encoded by the coding sequence GTGTCTGACATTGCTTGGACCTGGATTGCCATTCGAGCGAGTGGAGTCACCGCTTGGGGTCTGCTGACTGCCGTGGTGTTGTGGGGAATATTGCTGCGCACACGACTCCTTGGCCGAGCGGCTTCCCCCATGCGCCTGCTGGACCTTCATCGCTGGCTCGGCGCAAGTGCCCTTGCATTTCTGGCGATTCACATGTTGCTCTTGCTTGTCGACACATTCCTTACGTTCTCCTTTCTTCAGCTCATCGTTCCGGGAATCGCGCCTTTTGAACCCTTGGCGGTTTCATTGGGAGTCATTGCCTTTTGGCTGATCATCCCGGTGTCGGTGATTGGACGCCTGCGTCCGCGACTTGCAGACAGCGGAGCGAAATGGTTTCAGCGCAGCCATTGGTTGGCTTACGCGGCATGGCCATTTGCGACCGCGCACTATGTAATGGCCGGGACCGACGCGCTGGCCGACTGGTCTATTGGCCTCCTCATCGCGGGCTCAGGCCTGCTCGTGATGGGCCTGCTCGCCAGGGGATTCATCCCTGCGCCCGGACCTACTCGGGCCGCAGGTTCGGTGATTGTCCGTCCAGAGTTCGAACAGCCCAGAAGTTAG
- a CDS encoding FAD:protein FMN transferase — protein sequence MTSSAHGFRAMGAACSITVFAQQNAEELVGLGVHRVELLEQSWSRFRENSELNRLNARAGQGAVQVSADLLALLWHMRRAWEISDGLFDPTLLAEIRAAGYDADFATVIARSALEDVRSWSAPHRSSGMQDVEMDLEASTVSLPSAVGLDPGAIGKGLAADIVVSELLAAGATGVLVDLGGDIVAGGRPGSEEAWVIAIEDERDPENSDRDPMLVRFPAGEIAAIATSSTLYRRWAGGTRHHVLDPRTGQIADPELVQATVWCAAGWLAEISATAALLMKADQARLWLDRHELGYALMTSTTVSSSLLGAERV from the coding sequence ATGACGTCCAGCGCTCATGGATTTCGGGCGATGGGTGCTGCCTGCAGTATCACCGTGTTTGCCCAACAGAACGCCGAGGAGTTGGTAGGACTCGGAGTTCACCGAGTCGAGTTACTCGAGCAGTCCTGGTCTCGTTTTCGCGAGAACAGCGAGCTCAATCGGCTGAATGCGCGAGCGGGGCAAGGTGCAGTCCAAGTCAGTGCCGATCTCCTTGCGCTGCTTTGGCACATGCGTCGTGCTTGGGAGATTTCGGATGGATTGTTTGACCCAACTCTTCTGGCGGAGATTCGGGCAGCGGGGTACGACGCTGACTTCGCAACCGTCATTGCACGAAGCGCGCTGGAGGACGTGCGGAGTTGGAGCGCTCCCCATCGTTCGAGTGGGATGCAAGACGTCGAGATGGATCTCGAGGCCTCGACTGTCAGCTTGCCTAGCGCTGTGGGACTAGATCCGGGTGCTATTGGCAAGGGACTGGCAGCCGACATCGTGGTCAGTGAGCTGCTTGCCGCTGGCGCGACGGGCGTCCTTGTTGACTTGGGAGGCGACATCGTTGCCGGCGGTCGGCCGGGCTCAGAAGAGGCTTGGGTTATTGCGATCGAAGATGAGCGTGACCCCGAGAACAGCGACCGCGATCCGATGCTCGTGCGATTTCCAGCTGGCGAAATTGCCGCAATCGCGACTTCGTCGACTCTCTATCGCCGTTGGGCTGGTGGGACTCGACATCACGTGCTCGATCCTCGAACTGGCCAAATTGCCGATCCAGAACTTGTGCAGGCCACAGTGTGGTGTGCGGCAGGTTGGCTCGCAGAGATCAGCGCTACAGCCGCGTTGCTGATGAAAGCCGACCAAGCCCGCTTGTGGCTGGACCGACACGAACTGGGGTATGCCTTAATGACGAGCACAACTGTGTCCAGTTCTCTTCTTGGAGCTGAACGTGTCTGA